GAAGGCAGGGTGACCTGGCAGGCTGAATGACGCCCGCGTATAAAATCCTGGCTGTAACACGCCGGGAACGAATCAACCGGGATTACCATGTGATCGGTTTACGGGAGCCCGAACTGGCGGCCAAATGCCAGCCCGGGATGTTCTTTGAACTCAAGGCTGGGACGGCGGGGCAGGACAGGAAACTGTTCAAGCCGGTGAGCGTGTATGGCGCGGCCGAAGCTGAGATATCTTTCCTGATCAAGGTCGTGGGATCCGGGACCAAAGCGCTGTCCGAACTGGCCATCGGCGACCCCGTCAAGCTGACCGGGCCGCTGGGAAACGGCTTTCCTATGATTCGCGATTCAAATGTCCTGCTGGTGAGCGGCGGGGTGGGCTATCCGCCTCTGGCGTATTTGCGCGAGGCTCTCAGCTCCGGCAACAGGATAACCTTCCTGCACGGCGGGGCTTGCGCTGATGACGTTTTCCCCTGCGACCGGGTTTATACGCTGGACGGAAGCTGCGGCCAGAAGGGCCTAGTCACCCGGGACGTAAAAGACCTGATAATTGAAGCAAAGATCGATATAGTCTATAGTTGCGGTCCCATCCCCATGCTCAAGGCTCTGGCGGAGATCGTGGCCCCGCTGCCGCATCATGTGAGCATGGAGGCCTACATGGCTTGCGGAGTCGGAGTTTGCCACGGCTGCGCGGTTCCGGTGGGGGATGCTTATCTGCGGGTTTGCGCGG
The nucleotide sequence above comes from Candidatus Syntrophosphaera sp.. Encoded proteins:
- a CDS encoding dihydroorotate dehydrogenase electron transfer subunit, with the translated sequence MTPAYKILAVTRRERINRDYHVIGLREPELAAKCQPGMFFELKAGTAGQDRKLFKPVSVYGAAEAEISFLIKVVGSGTKALSELAIGDPVKLTGPLGNGFPMIRDSNVLLVSGGVGYPPLAYLREALSSGNRITFLHGGACADDVFPCDRVYTLDGSCGQKGLVTRDVKDLIIEAKIDIVYSCGPIPMLKALAEIVAPLPHHVSMEAYMACGVGVCHGCAVPVGDAYLRVCADGPIFNAAEVCWGEL